The proteins below are encoded in one region of Apium graveolens cultivar Ventura chromosome 4, ASM990537v1, whole genome shotgun sequence:
- the LOC141718036 gene encoding protein SIEVE ELEMENT OCCLUSION B-like produces MSNIKQLVPPPAATNASSLQPLNNPMSSVQQPSSTMQQGSTMANMQATANALNKMQQGNTMANLQAAANTVANMQQQQQQQQQQQQQQQQQIGNAMTAMQPAGNALATTYPTNTMTNMYPGNTVANFLPGNLMASSVQPIGNALTGRQPMNSMFNLQNLIKGDRNMFMSSDDNVMMRQIYATHTPDGRIFNVKPLLYIVSDILSYTHLSSPLDATNSHGAHMDDKTHQTDVITTIEALSHLIDRISCEISIKCLSGSDGHVTTVSILHMVSNYPWDAKLVLALAAFAFSYGEFWLLAQLYSSNQLARSMAILKQVPLIMEHSGSLQHRFDAVNSLLSSVMDLTRSIIALEELPSMYIAKDVPPFSTAIETIPTAVYWSVRSVIACATTISYLTSMGHENTISMTELSWELSTLAQRIKQIHEHLKRNLDICYLHIDEKMRAAAYESLKHLFDVTHIDNMKVLRALIYPRDDIQPLVEGSSKRRVHLDVLRRKNVLLLISGLDISPDELSILEQIYSESRMHGTRMESLYELVWIPVVDLSHVIHYGTTPGHYETTTTGPYETTTGPYGTTTGAYGTATETMPMQKHTSTLPEDHSLQSSGSKPISLLTSRNMMDPQNHSTVFKQHWTDRMQKRFDELTSTMPWYSVYHPSIIDQAVVRFMKERWHFRKKPILVVLDPQGKELSPNALHMMWIWGTTAFPFTSSREQALWRDETWRLELLVSGMDPIIYNDWIRDNKFIILYGGEDIEWIRRFTNTARAVAQAAGVQLEMAYVGKSTKREMVRKAMSTITVEKLSYCWQDPTMIWFFWARLESMLFSKIQVKKIDDHLDPLMQEIKKLLSYDKSGCWAMLCKGSYIVTSGHAQTVLSAFLEYDSWKEYVPLNGFDVSYKEYHDKLHVANVPCCRFEFLTTAGRIPDGMTCPEPGCLRHMEKYSTFLCCHDENSLNLPY; encoded by the exons ATGAGCAACATCAAACAGTTGGTCCCACCACCTGCAGCGACAAATGCATCAAGTTTACAACCATTGAATAATCCCATGTCTTCTGTCCAGCAGCCAAGCAGTACGATGCAGCAGGGGAGTACTATGGCCAATATGCAAGCTACCGCGAACGCTCTCAACAAAATGCAGCAAGGTAATACTATGGCCAATTTGCAGGCGGCCGCCAATACTGTGGCCAATatgcagcagcagcagcagcaacagcaacagcaacaacaacagcagcagcaacagATTGGCAATGCAATGACCGCTATGCAGCCAGCTGGGAATGCTTTGGCCACTACGTATCCAACAAATACAATGACCAACATGTATCCAGGGAACACTGTGGCTAATTTTCTTCCAGGCAATCTTATGGCAAGCAGTGTGCAGCCAATTGGGAATGCTTTGACTGGTAGGCAGCCTATGAATTCTATGTTTAATCTGCAAAATCTGATCAAAGGTGACCGTAACATGTTCATGTCTTCGGATGACAATGTGATGATGAGGCAAATATATGCCACTCATACTCCTGATGGCAGAATATTTAATGTCAAGCCACTACTCTATATTGTTTCGGATATTTTGTCCTACACTCATTTGAGTAGCCCTCTGGATGCTACCAATTCACAT GGTGCACATATGGATGACAAAACACACCAAACTGATGTGATCACCACCATTGAAGCTCTGTCTCACCTAATTGATCGAATTTCTTGCGAG ATATCAATCAAGTGTTTGAGTGGGTCAGACGGACATGTGACAACAGTTTCAATACTACACATGGTCTCAAATTATCCATGGGATGCAAAACTAGTACTAGCCCTAGCAGCATTTGCTTTCAGCTATGGAGAATTCTGGCTGCTTGCTCAGCTGTACTCATCAAATCAACTTGCAAGATCAATGGCCATACTTAAGCAGGTTCCGCTTATTATGGAGCACTCGGGTTCTCTTCAGCATCGGTTTGATGCAGTTAACAGTCTCCTCAGTTCGGTCATGGATTTAACGAGATCCATTATTGCTTTGGAGGAGTTACCAAGCATGTATATTGCGAAAGATGTGCCTCCATTTTCCACTGCCATTGAAACTATCCCCACTGCAGTATACTGGAGCGTCAGGAGTGTCATTGCTTGTGCAACTACCATTAGTTACCTGACTAGCATGGGCCATGA GAACACGATATCAATGACAGAGCTATCATGGGAACTGTCCACACTTGCTCAGAGGATAAAGCAGATACATGAGCATCTCAAGAGGAATTTAGATATCTGCTACCTACACATAG ATGAGAAGATGAGAGCTGCAGCCTATGAGTCATTGAAGCATTTGTTTGACGTGACTCACATCGACAATATGAAAGTTCTCAGAGCACTGATTTACCCCAGGGATGATATACAGCCTTTAGTTGAAGGTTCTTCTAAGAGAAGG GTTCACCTGGATGTACTTAGGAGGAAGAATGTCTTGCTACTGATATCTGGCCTAGACATTTCCCCAGATGAGCTCTCTATTCTTGAACAAATTTATAGTGAATCCCGTATGCATGGAACGAGAATGGAGAGCCTGTATGAGTTAGTCTGGATTCCAGTCGTGGATCTTTCTCATGTTATCCACTACGGAACCACACCTGGGCACTATGAAACCACCACCACTGGACCATACGAAACCACAACTGGACCATATGGAACCACCACTGGAGCATACGGGACGGCCACTGAGACAATGCCAATGCAAAAGCATACTAGTACCCTGCCAGAAGATCACAGCCTGCAGTCAAGTGGTTCTAAGCCAATTTCTCTTTTGACATCAAGAAATATGATGGATCCTCAAAACCATTCCACTGTGTTTAAGCAGCACTGGACTGATCGTATGCAGAAGCGTTTTGACGAGCTTACATCGACAATGCCATGGTACTCTGTGTACCATCCATCAATTATTGATCAGGCAGTTGTTAGGTTTATGAAGGAGAGGTGGCACTTCAGGAAGAAGCCTATATTGGTTGTTCTTGATCCCCAAGGAAAGGAGTTGAGCCCTAATGCTCTTCATATGATGTGGATATGGGGAACTACTGCATTTCCTTTCACAAGCTCCAGAGAACAGGCTCTTTGGAGGGATGAGACTTGGAGGCTTGAATTGCTTGTCAGTGGCATGGATCCAATCATCTACAATGATTGG ATAAGAGACAACAAGTTCATTATTCTGTATGGAGGAGAGGACATTGAATGGATCAGAAGATTCACAAACACAGCACGGGCTGTGGCACAAGCTGCTGGAGTTCAACTTGAAATGGCATATGTGGGAAAGAGCACAAAGAGGGAAATGGTCCGGAAGGCAATGTCAACAATCACCGTGGAGAAGCTTAGCTACTGCTGGCAAGACCCCACAATGATATGGTTCTTTTGGGCAAGACTAGAAAGCATGTTGTTTTCAAAGATTCAAGTGAAGAAGATAGATGACCATCTTGATCCATTGATGCAGGAAATCAAGAAACTGCTGAGTTATGACAAGAGTGGATGTTGGGCAATGTTATGCAAAGGATCATATATTGTAACTAGTGGACATGCTCAAACTGTGTTGAGCGCATTCCTAGAATATGATTCATGGAAAGAATATGTTCCACTTAATGGCTTTGATGTTTCATACAAAGAATATCATGATAAGCTCCATGTTGCGAACGTGCCATGTTGCAGATTCGAGTTTTTGACTACTGCTGGAAGAATTCCAGATGGCATGACATGCCCGGAGCCAGGTTGTCTCCGCCATATGGAGAAGTATAGCACTTTCCTCTGTTGCCATGATGAAAATTCCTTAAACCTACCCTATTAG